A genome region from Maridesulfovibrio salexigens DSM 2638 includes the following:
- the rimO gene encoding 30S ribosomal protein S12 methylthiotransferase RimO — protein MNMTKTRIYTISLGCPKNRVDTERMLGAFGDNMIAASTAEESDLVLINTCGFIGPATEESVDTILETADAIKDLNPRPVLAVAGCLVSRYGKLTEQMPEVDLWLSTHELDQWPALAAKALRKEFPVVQQRAISTGPAYAYLKISEGCSHSCRFCTIPSIRGPHVSRKLDGLVEEARYILDQGVPELVIVGQDTTAYGSDLDDKETNLRALIEKLLPLKGMEWLRLMYLYPAGLTDSMLSFLAQAGKPLLPYFDIPIQHAHPDVLSSMGRPFARDPRKVIDRVRKHIPDAVLRTSIIVGYPGETDEHFNTLVDFVKETRFQNLGVFAYQPEEGTPAGEMEQLPEELREERREILMEVQSEISREILEEKVGDTIQVLVEEPNDEWPGLFNGRVWFQAPEVDGITYVSAPEDGMELKAGMMVEAEIDNVTDYDLVTLVK, from the coding sequence ATGAACATGACTAAAACCAGAATTTATACCATCAGCCTCGGCTGCCCGAAAAACAGAGTGGATACAGAAAGAATGCTTGGTGCATTCGGCGACAATATGATCGCAGCATCCACCGCTGAAGAATCAGACCTCGTACTGATCAACACCTGCGGATTTATCGGCCCTGCTACCGAAGAATCAGTGGACACCATCCTTGAAACTGCGGATGCCATCAAAGACCTGAATCCGCGCCCGGTACTGGCTGTAGCCGGATGCCTTGTCAGCCGTTACGGTAAACTGACTGAACAGATGCCGGAAGTAGACCTCTGGCTCTCCACTCATGAGTTGGATCAATGGCCTGCGCTTGCCGCCAAAGCCCTGAGAAAAGAATTTCCCGTGGTTCAGCAACGCGCCATCAGCACCGGACCTGCTTACGCCTACCTGAAGATCAGCGAAGGCTGTTCCCATTCCTGTAGATTCTGCACCATTCCCTCCATCCGCGGCCCCCATGTGAGCCGCAAGCTGGACGGACTGGTGGAAGAAGCCCGTTACATCCTTGATCAGGGCGTACCGGAACTTGTTATTGTGGGACAGGATACCACAGCCTACGGTTCAGACCTTGACGATAAGGAAACAAACCTGCGTGCCCTGATTGAAAAGCTGCTCCCGCTCAAGGGAATGGAATGGCTGCGACTCATGTACCTCTATCCCGCAGGGCTGACCGATTCCATGCTTTCCTTCCTTGCACAGGCCGGAAAACCGCTGCTGCCCTATTTTGACATTCCCATCCAGCACGCCCACCCGGATGTGCTGTCCTCAATGGGCCGCCCCTTTGCCCGCGACCCTCGCAAGGTTATCGATCGGGTCCGCAAACATATTCCTGACGCGGTTCTGCGCACCAGTATCATTGTTGGCTATCCCGGCGAAACAGATGAGCATTTCAATACGCTGGTTGATTTTGTAAAGGAAACACGCTTCCAGAACCTTGGCGTATTTGCCTACCAGCCGGAAGAAGGAACCCCCGCCGGGGAAATGGAACAGCTGCCGGAAGAACTGCGCGAAGAACGCAGAGAGATACTCATGGAAGTACAGTCTGAAATCAGCCGCGAAATCCTCGAAGAAAAAGTAGGGGACACAATTCAGGTGCTGGTTGAAGAGCCCAACGATGAATGGCCCGGACTGTTCAACGGACGCGTCTGGTTCCAAGCCCCGGAAGTGGACGGCATTACCTACGTCAGTGCGCCTGAAGACGGCATGGAGCTGAAAGCGGGCATGATGGTTGAAGCCGAGATAGACAATGTCACGGATTATGATCTGGTGACTTTGGTTAAATAA
- the glmS gene encoding glutamine--fructose-6-phosphate transaminase (isomerizing) produces the protein MCGIIGYAGHRPAVPLIVEGLRRLEYRGYDSAGVATVQNKEIELVRAEGKLAALDEKLAQKNVTNSTFGVGHTRWATHGVPVERNAHPHLDHEKKIAMIHNGIIENYQEIKTELLAKGYEFRSDTDSEVLCNLIAEGRKHNSSMLESISWALKQVEGAYAIAVVSIDEPGTVYAARVASPMVMGVGVGENFVASDIPAFLPYTRDVVFIEDGELVKITSSSWDVFNAETLEPVEKEIKTINWDVQAAQKGGYKHFMIKEIFEQPKVISDCLAGRVDQAKNEIILPEVEGMEPPERLHIIACGTSYHAGLWGKYLIEQWAKIPVEVEIASEFRYRDPLLSKGGVALAISQSGETADTLAGIKLAKEKGLSIIGLCNVVGSSVARESDYVMYTQAGPEISVASTKAMCSQLTALLLLALYWGKKKGVIDAATYSRAAADMRSIPSILETALPAMRSRAQELSREYSEANSFFFLGRGLYFPLALEGALKLKEISYIHAEGYASGEMKHGPIALIDPKFPTFAMALNDDLFPKVKSNLVEVQARGGEIIALTNPGVDLDVEHRWSLPEVWGPLNTFIALPALQLFAYETADYLGKDVDQPRNLAKSVTVE, from the coding sequence ATGTGTGGAATTATCGGATACGCCGGGCACCGTCCTGCTGTCCCCCTTATAGTTGAAGGCTTGAGACGACTTGAATACCGCGGCTACGATTCTGCCGGTGTTGCCACTGTACAGAACAAGGAAATCGAGCTGGTCCGTGCCGAAGGCAAACTGGCAGCCCTTGATGAAAAGCTGGCCCAGAAAAACGTTACCAACTCCACATTCGGCGTAGGCCACACCCGTTGGGCCACACACGGCGTACCTGTTGAGCGCAATGCCCATCCCCATCTGGACCATGAAAAGAAAATTGCCATGATCCACAACGGGATCATTGAGAACTATCAGGAAATCAAGACTGAGCTTCTCGCCAAAGGGTATGAATTCCGTTCCGATACTGACTCCGAAGTGCTCTGCAACCTCATTGCCGAGGGCCGTAAGCACAACTCTTCCATGCTGGAATCCATTTCATGGGCTTTGAAGCAGGTTGAAGGTGCGTACGCCATTGCTGTGGTATCCATTGATGAACCGGGAACTGTGTACGCAGCGCGTGTTGCCAGTCCTATGGTTATGGGCGTTGGCGTTGGCGAAAACTTTGTTGCTTCCGATATCCCGGCTTTTCTGCCCTACACCCGTGATGTGGTATTCATCGAAGACGGCGAACTGGTCAAGATTACTTCCTCTTCATGGGATGTGTTCAATGCCGAGACCCTTGAGCCGGTAGAAAAAGAAATCAAGACTATCAATTGGGATGTGCAGGCCGCGCAGAAGGGCGGATACAAGCACTTCATGATCAAAGAAATTTTTGAGCAGCCCAAGGTTATTTCCGACTGTCTGGCTGGTCGTGTAGATCAGGCTAAGAATGAAATTATCCTGCCGGAAGTTGAAGGTATGGAACCGCCGGAAAGATTGCATATCATAGCCTGCGGAACTTCTTACCATGCTGGACTCTGGGGTAAATATCTCATCGAGCAGTGGGCTAAGATTCCCGTGGAAGTAGAGATTGCTTCCGAGTTCCGTTACCGTGATCCTTTGCTTTCCAAGGGTGGTGTAGCTCTGGCAATCAGCCAGTCCGGTGAAACCGCGGACACTCTTGCCGGAATCAAGCTGGCTAAAGAGAAGGGATTGTCCATCATCGGTCTGTGTAACGTTGTCGGTTCAAGCGTAGCCCGTGAGTCTGATTACGTCATGTACACTCAGGCCGGACCTGAGATCAGCGTAGCTTCCACCAAGGCCATGTGCAGCCAGTTGACCGCACTTCTGCTGCTGGCTCTCTACTGGGGTAAGAAGAAGGGTGTGATTGATGCTGCTACCTACAGCCGCGCTGCTGCGGATATGCGCAGCATTCCTTCAATTCTTGAGACCGCATTGCCTGCCATGCGTAGCCGTGCACAGGAACTGAGCCGCGAATATTCCGAAGCCAACAGCTTTTTCTTCCTTGGCCGTGGGCTTTACTTCCCGCTGGCTCTTGAAGGTGCGCTCAAGCTTAAGGAAATTTCTTACATTCACGCTGAAGGTTATGCTTCCGGTGAGATGAAGCACGGTCCCATCGCGCTCATCGATCCTAAGTTCCCCACCTTTGCCATGGCTCTCAATGACGACCTTTTCCCCAAGGTAAAGTCAAACCTTGTAGAGGTTCAGGCCCGTGGCGGTGAGATAATTGCCCTGACCAACCCCGGAGTTGATCTTGATGTAGAACATCGCTGGTCCCTGCCCGAAGTTTGGGGCCCGCTGAATACTTTCATCGCTCTTCCGGCTCTGCAACTCTTCGCCTACGAAACTGCCGACTACTTGGGTAAGGATGTCGACCAGCCTAGGAACTTGGCTAAGAGTGTTACTGTTGAATAA
- a CDS encoding alpha/beta hydrolase — translation MKIKSFATGLTISTTVLLTLVLTLNIAFAEDKMTWDKTFPLSDKVIHEKVTYPNRYGITVSADMYKPKDFDKSKKYAALVIGTPYGGVKEQGAGIYAQTMAERGFVAIAFDESFNGESGGEPRHVSSPDIFAEDFSAGVDFLGTRPFVDRNKIGAIGICGSGGFALKAAQVDHRIKAIATASMYDMSRFFRNGWQDTMTAEQRDKVLDELGEQRWKDFENGTPMLPEGFPSVATDSIPEGLDPISSEFWEYYAMKRGHHPRSHGPFTATSNMAFMNFPLLNYIETISPRPILFIMGEKAHSRYFTEDAYKQAAEPKELVIVPGARHIDLYDRTDMIPFDKMEEFFSKALK, via the coding sequence ATGAAAATTAAATCTTTTGCGACCGGACTGACCATCAGCACGACAGTGCTCCTGACTCTTGTCCTGACATTAAACATAGCCTTTGCGGAGGATAAAATGACTTGGGATAAAACCTTTCCCCTGAGTGATAAAGTGATCCACGAAAAAGTCACCTACCCCAACAGATACGGAATCACCGTGTCTGCCGACATGTACAAACCCAAGGACTTTGACAAGTCCAAGAAGTACGCAGCCCTTGTTATCGGAACTCCTTATGGGGGAGTAAAGGAACAGGGTGCGGGCATTTACGCCCAGACAATGGCGGAACGCGGCTTCGTAGCCATTGCATTTGATGAATCCTTCAACGGCGAAAGCGGCGGTGAACCAAGACATGTATCCTCCCCCGACATCTTCGCTGAAGATTTCAGTGCCGGAGTTGATTTTCTGGGAACACGCCCCTTTGTGGACCGCAACAAAATCGGTGCCATCGGTATCTGCGGCAGCGGCGGATTTGCCCTGAAAGCAGCACAGGTCGACCACCGCATCAAAGCAATCGCCACTGCCAGCATGTATGATATGAGCCGTTTTTTTCGCAACGGATGGCAGGACACCATGACTGCTGAGCAACGCGACAAGGTCCTCGACGAGCTTGGCGAACAGCGCTGGAAGGATTTCGAAAACGGAACTCCCATGTTGCCCGAAGGATTCCCCTCAGTAGCGACAGACTCCATTCCCGAAGGACTCGATCCTATCAGCAGTGAATTCTGGGAATACTATGCAATGAAACGCGGCCACCATCCCAGATCCCACGGCCCATTCACTGCGACAAGCAACATGGCCTTCATGAACTTCCCCCTGCTGAACTACATCGAGACCATTTCCCCGAGACCTATCCTGTTCATCATGGGTGAAAAAGCACACTCCCGCTACTTCACTGAAGATGCATACAAGCAGGCGGCGGAACCGAAAGAACTCGTGATTGTTCCCGGAGCAAGACACATTGATCTTTATGACCGCACAGACATGATCCCCTTTGACAAAATGGAAGAGTTCTTCAGCAAGGCTCTGAAATAA
- a CDS encoding XTP/dITP diphosphatase encodes MKTVVLATSNKGKIAEFNELLKDLGLEVKGLDQFPEIGEIPEPGETFLENAIIKAQTVANLTGLVAVADDSGLEVDALGGRPGVYSARYSGEDATPEKNNAKLLEELDGVAEEERTARFVCVMVAATPDNIRIQSRGEWEGRIAFELTGKQGFGYDPLFFDPELGCVAAEMTRETKNARSHRGKALRALMEQWADFQERISR; translated from the coding sequence TTGAAAACAGTTGTTCTTGCCACCTCTAATAAAGGCAAAATTGCTGAGTTTAATGAGCTTCTTAAAGATCTGGGGCTGGAAGTAAAGGGTCTGGATCAATTTCCTGAAATCGGTGAAATTCCCGAGCCGGGTGAAACCTTCCTTGAAAATGCCATTATCAAGGCCCAGACTGTTGCCAACCTGACCGGTCTGGTGGCTGTCGCTGACGATTCCGGTCTTGAAGTCGATGCACTCGGCGGACGTCCCGGTGTTTATTCCGCCCGCTATAGCGGTGAGGATGCTACTCCCGAAAAGAATAATGCCAAGCTGCTGGAAGAGCTGGACGGTGTGGCTGAAGAAGAACGTACCGCCCGTTTTGTCTGCGTAATGGTGGCTGCTACCCCTGATAATATCCGCATCCAGAGCCGTGGCGAATGGGAAGGTCGTATAGCCTTTGAGCTGACCGGAAAGCAGGGCTTCGGCTACGATCCCCTTTTCTTTGATCCCGAGTTAGGCTGTGTTGCAGCGGAAATGACCCGCGAAACCAAGAATGCCCGCTCTCACCGGGGCAAGGCCCTGCGTGCGCTCATGGAACAATGGGCAGATTTCCAAGAGAGAATCAGCAGATAA
- a CDS encoding cyclophilin-like fold protein yields MLKLLLISLISIGSLAFASKCRAESKNDGKYASRTLENGTTVKLIVGETVIPALLNDSKSAQALIAKLPYTVELQRYAHDYCGVMSDGLPYDKSDLRDGWLDGDIAFAVSGNYFTILYKDEDISEQFDGIVNMGIIKAPLSIMDTLAESISLRIERD; encoded by the coding sequence ATGCTTAAATTATTACTTATCAGTCTTATTTCAATTGGTTCGCTGGCATTTGCATCAAAGTGCCGCGCAGAATCCAAAAATGACGGCAAATACGCCAGCCGCACTCTTGAGAACGGAACCACAGTCAAACTGATTGTCGGTGAAACCGTAATCCCGGCACTTCTTAACGATAGCAAATCAGCACAGGCACTCATCGCAAAACTGCCCTATACTGTTGAATTACAACGTTACGCTCATGATTACTGTGGCGTGATGAGTGATGGCCTGCCTTATGACAAAAGTGATCTGCGTGATGGTTGGCTTGACGGGGATATCGCATTTGCCGTGAGCGGTAACTATTTCACTATCCTCTACAAGGATGAAGATATTTCCGAACAGTTCGACGGCATCGTAAACATGGGGATCATTAAAGCTCCGCTGTCCATAATGGATACCCTTGCTGAAAGTATCTCCCTCCGGATCGAACGGGATTAA
- a CDS encoding cyclophilin-like fold protein, with protein sequence MNIFMSRIFTLFFLVLIFYAFSLCRTGHAQAAEVSNKSANGLALSDMQIEITSKGHTATFRLYDTVAAKQLYKQLPLSLDLSNFRNAQWMFYPPEKLSVTKDEAYHDGKKGELSYYEPWGDAFMLYKDFYAGDEMHRLGVGLSGIDEIAHMSGKAIIKKMEPQKSMRQNSMQITVIANGHEIVFELNDSQASKDLYAQLPMRISVDNYGSNEKIFYPAKKLGTSNTPLVKSATVGTLAYYAPWGDVVMFYGSFGSASGLYELGKAIQGSEHIRKLSGTIKIEK encoded by the coding sequence ATGAACATCTTTATGAGTCGTATTTTTACTTTATTCTTTCTGGTCCTGATCTTTTACGCTTTTTCCCTATGCAGAACGGGTCATGCACAAGCCGCTGAAGTTAGCAACAAATCTGCCAACGGACTTGCTCTATCCGATATGCAAATAGAGATCACATCAAAAGGGCACACTGCGACATTCCGGCTTTACGATACGGTTGCTGCCAAGCAACTCTATAAACAACTGCCGCTCTCACTGGACTTAAGCAATTTTCGGAATGCGCAATGGATGTTCTACCCACCTGAAAAGCTGAGTGTGACTAAAGATGAAGCCTACCATGACGGCAAGAAAGGAGAGCTTAGCTACTATGAACCTTGGGGCGATGCATTCATGCTCTACAAAGATTTCTATGCTGGCGATGAAATGCACAGGCTTGGTGTCGGCCTAAGCGGTATCGATGAGATTGCCCATATGTCAGGCAAGGCAATTATCAAAAAGATGGAACCCCAAAAATCCATGAGGCAAAACAGCATGCAGATAACAGTAATCGCAAACGGTCATGAAATTGTATTTGAACTCAACGACAGTCAGGCATCCAAAGATCTTTACGCTCAACTTCCTATGCGTATTAGTGTGGACAATTACGGCAGCAATGAAAAGATATTCTACCCTGCCAAGAAGCTGGGAACCAGCAACACACCGCTGGTTAAGTCCGCCACGGTAGGAACCCTAGCCTACTACGCCCCTTGGGGAGATGTAGTAATGTTTTACGGCAGCTTCGGTTCTGCCTCAGGTCTGTATGAACTGGGAAAAGCCATTCAGGGAAGCGAACATATCAGAAAACTGTCCGGAACAATCAAGATAGAAAAATAA
- a CDS encoding carboxymuconolactone decarboxylase family protein, which produces MNTETNLNARQQSIVTIAAFTASGDIEKLKPALTEGLEAGLSINEIKEVLVQMYAYTGFPRALNGMAAFMSVVKDRKANGIKDVEGKEASPVPADFNKDEYGAKVRAKLAGLDKDISGAEWQRFSPIMDTFLKKHLFADIFVRDVLTEEERELATIAALANMSGTEGQLFFHYGAAMNSGLTKEQMNNFIEVLDSKVDNKQAQSAKEVLTGVLAKRNQ; this is translated from the coding sequence ATGAACACAGAAACAAACCTTAATGCCCGCCAACAATCCATAGTAACAATCGCTGCCTTTACCGCCAGTGGTGACATTGAAAAACTCAAACCTGCTCTGACTGAAGGTCTGGAAGCAGGTTTGAGCATCAATGAAATCAAAGAAGTTCTGGTGCAGATGTATGCTTACACCGGATTCCCCCGCGCCCTGAACGGCATGGCTGCCTTCATGTCAGTAGTGAAAGACCGCAAGGCCAATGGGATTAAAGATGTGGAAGGCAAAGAAGCCAGCCCTGTCCCTGCTGATTTCAATAAGGATGAATACGGAGCGAAAGTCCGCGCCAAACTTGCCGGACTGGATAAAGATATCTCAGGAGCAGAGTGGCAACGGTTCTCCCCGATCATGGACACCTTTCTTAAAAAACACCTTTTTGCAGACATCTTCGTCCGCGATGTTCTCACAGAAGAAGAACGCGAACTCGCCACCATAGCGGCCCTTGCCAATATGAGCGGTACCGAAGGGCAGCTTTTCTTCCATTACGGCGCAGCCATGAATTCCGGCCTCACCAAAGAGCAAATGAATAATTTCATCGAAGTGCTTGATTCCAAGGTCGATAATAAACAAGCCCAAAGCGCAAAAGAAGTCCTTACCGGAGTTCTGGCAAAACGAAACCAATAA
- a CDS encoding MFS transporter, whose amino-acid sequence MTSQSTILQDRPANWSAVLSLFVGVTSLVAAEFIPISLLTPIAQDLAITEGMAGQTVTVVGIFAVLTSLLLAPLTKGINRRHILLIFSALLVVSNIMVATANTYSFLLVGRGLLGICVGGFWSMAAAVTLQLVPANYVPRALSLIYAGVAAATVISLPIASYLGHMVGWRNVFLLEATLGATGLAWQFLSLPSIRADKNNDFKNMFRLLRQDWVILGILATIFSFGGYNIFFTYLRPYLELDLTLTPNSLSLVLGIFGLANCLGTFAAGILFERKFRSCMIVLQCILSVVAILLYQLQERIWIEVFFVIVWGFVWGFMPVGWTSWITRTLADRAEMAGGLSVASIQFSIGGAAAIGGVIYDGSGIEGIFLLAAGFLILSTILIWLSFLFFFKDTGRHA is encoded by the coding sequence ATGACATCACAAAGCACTATACTTCAGGACCGTCCGGCCAACTGGTCAGCGGTTCTCTCCCTCTTCGTGGGTGTCACCAGCCTCGTTGCCGCTGAATTCATACCCATCAGTCTGTTGACGCCAATTGCACAGGACCTTGCCATCACCGAAGGTATGGCCGGACAAACTGTTACCGTTGTCGGCATATTTGCAGTGCTGACAAGCCTGCTACTGGCTCCACTCACCAAGGGCATAAACAGACGGCATATCCTGCTTATTTTTTCCGCACTACTCGTGGTTTCAAATATTATGGTGGCAACGGCAAATACCTATTCCTTTCTTCTAGTCGGAAGGGGGCTGCTCGGAATATGCGTTGGTGGATTCTGGTCAATGGCCGCAGCTGTAACGCTTCAACTGGTACCTGCCAACTATGTCCCGCGAGCCTTAAGTCTCATCTACGCCGGAGTTGCGGCTGCCACAGTAATATCACTGCCTATAGCCAGTTATCTTGGACATATGGTCGGTTGGAGAAATGTGTTTCTTCTTGAGGCAACACTGGGGGCAACAGGATTGGCCTGGCAGTTTCTATCTCTGCCTTCCATCAGAGCAGACAAGAACAATGATTTCAAAAACATGTTCAGGCTATTACGACAAGACTGGGTAATACTTGGAATCCTTGCCACTATTTTCAGTTTTGGCGGGTACAATATCTTTTTCACTTACCTAAGGCCCTATCTGGAACTAGACCTCACTCTCACACCAAACTCCCTTTCGCTGGTACTTGGAATATTTGGATTAGCGAACTGTTTGGGAACTTTCGCGGCCGGAATACTTTTCGAACGCAAATTCAGAAGCTGCATGATTGTATTGCAATGCATTCTCTCGGTAGTAGCCATTCTGCTCTATCAATTACAGGAAAGGATCTGGATAGAAGTCTTCTTTGTTATCGTATGGGGATTTGTCTGGGGATTCATGCCCGTAGGCTGGACCTCATGGATAACCCGCACACTTGCTGACAGAGCTGAGATGGCAGGAGGACTATCAGTTGCCTCCATTCAATTCTCGATTGGCGGTGCGGCTGCCATTGGCGGAGTTATTTACGACGGTAGCGGAATAGAAGGAATATTCCTTTTGGCAGCAGGCTTTCTCATTCTTTCAACAATACTGATCTGGCTTAGCTTTCTCTTCTTTTTCAAAGATACCGGACGGCATGCTTAG
- a CDS encoding cupin domain-containing protein — protein MSEINTDNFFGQGEDNTAYAKYFVGQSYLNILNTEGVFIANVTFEPGCRNNWHIHQASEGGGQILLCTSGCGWYQEWEKPARALKPGDVVHIPADVKHWHGATKDGWFSHLSVEIPGEDKSNEWLEPVSDEDYGSLD, from the coding sequence ATGTCAGAAATCAACACTGATAACTTTTTTGGACAAGGTGAAGATAACACTGCGTACGCTAAATATTTCGTAGGACAAAGCTATCTTAATATCCTCAACACAGAAGGCGTTTTCATTGCCAATGTGACCTTTGAACCGGGTTGCCGCAACAACTGGCATATCCATCAGGCAAGTGAAGGCGGAGGCCAGATCCTGCTCTGTACCTCAGGTTGCGGCTGGTATCAGGAATGGGAAAAGCCTGCTCGTGCGCTCAAACCGGGAGATGTCGTTCACATTCCCGCTGACGTAAAACACTGGCATGGCGCAACTAAAGACGGCTGGTTCTCCCACCTGTCCGTTGAAATTCCCGGTGAAGATAAAAGCAATGAATGGCTGGAACCTGTTTCAGACGAAGATTACGGCTCTCTCGACTAA
- a CDS encoding two-component system sensor histidine kinase NtrB: MLGDFIDIKKDCIGIVGRSFALSALSLLLHESSREAAGVSIEAGVLIDEAGSPLQDGHDFPLYADVGSMLSAHPAIEMVFELSGEPELVGSLRASLPPEVALVELPAARFFLRLHATDRLWIACKANLMQTQALFKSVVDQFPEDIMIVGSDGLILDCNNHFAERAKASIAELQGRNPLKYYDSLSSLCPLKGGYIDVPAMQRHNEELMFSESDEHGKMQYYRLYVYPIIEEGSDNVVQLVVICRNITERTMIEQRLQQSERMATVGELSAYIAHEIRNPLMAMGGFAKVLIKDESIDAPGREKIQIILEEAQRLDRLLKSILSFVRSRDVEKNNIDVNRVAADAMQLLSLGCQLQEIEVEMDLDPFHPLGVGGAEQVRQCLINLVKNSMEAMPEGGRLKISSGISGKHVWLEVRDSGPGISDDIRSHVFDPFYSSKVNGNGLGLPMVKKIMEEFGGGVELASRPGKGTSVALLLRKAPVA; encoded by the coding sequence ATGCTTGGAGATTTCATTGATATAAAAAAAGACTGCATCGGAATTGTGGGGAGATCCTTTGCGCTTTCCGCTCTTTCGTTGCTGTTACACGAAAGCAGTCGCGAGGCCGCAGGTGTTAGTATTGAGGCCGGAGTTCTTATAGACGAGGCCGGAAGTCCCTTGCAGGACGGTCACGATTTCCCTCTTTATGCGGATGTCGGCTCCATGCTTTCCGCTCACCCAGCCATAGAAATGGTCTTTGAGCTTTCCGGTGAGCCGGAATTGGTTGGGAGCTTGCGTGCTTCCCTGCCTCCGGAAGTTGCTCTTGTTGAACTTCCTGCTGCCCGTTTTTTTCTGCGCTTACATGCCACTGATCGATTATGGATTGCTTGTAAGGCCAATCTCATGCAGACACAGGCTCTGTTCAAATCTGTAGTGGATCAGTTCCCCGAAGATATAATGATTGTCGGCTCCGATGGCCTTATTCTGGATTGCAATAATCATTTTGCTGAACGGGCCAAAGCGTCCATAGCGGAACTTCAGGGCAGGAATCCTCTTAAGTATTATGATTCCCTTTCGTCTCTTTGTCCGCTTAAGGGCGGGTATATAGATGTTCCTGCCATGCAGCGTCATAATGAGGAATTGATGTTTTCCGAGAGTGATGAGCATGGCAAGATGCAATATTATCGTCTTTATGTTTATCCAATTATTGAAGAAGGTAGTGACAATGTAGTTCAGTTGGTGGTCATTTGCCGGAATATCACCGAACGGACCATGATTGAGCAGCGTTTGCAGCAATCCGAACGCATGGCGACTGTAGGTGAACTTTCCGCCTATATTGCCCATGAAATCCGCAATCCGCTTATGGCTATGGGTGGTTTTGCCAAAGTGTTGATTAAGGACGAGAGTATTGATGCCCCTGGAAGGGAGAAAATCCAGATTATTCTTGAGGAGGCTCAGAGGCTGGATCGTTTGCTCAAAAGCATTCTCAGTTTTGTGCGCTCAAGAGATGTGGAGAAAAACAATATAGACGTAAATCGTGTTGCTGCTGATGCCATGCAGCTTCTTTCACTTGGCTGCCAGTTGCAGGAAATTGAGGTGGAAATGGATCTTGATCCCTTTCATCCTCTGGGCGTTGGTGGAGCTGAACAGGTGCGTCAGTGTCTGATCAATCTGGTCAAGAATTCCATGGAGGCCATGCCGGAAGGTGGCAGGCTCAAAATATCAAGCGGCATAAGCGGAAAGCATGTATGGCTGGAAGTTCGTGACAGCGGCCCCGGAATTTCAGATGACATACGCAGCCATGTCTTTGATCCTTTTTATTCCAGCAAGGTAAATGGAAACGGTCTTGGTCTACCTATGGTTAAGAAAATAATGGAAGAATTCGGCGGAGGGGTGGAACTCGCCAGTCGTCCGGGTAAGGGGACCAGCGTTGCCCTGCTGTTGCGTAAAGCTCCGGTTGCCTAA